A genomic window from Gossypium hirsutum isolate 1008001.06 chromosome D10, Gossypium_hirsutum_v2.1, whole genome shotgun sequence includes:
- the LOC107935427 gene encoding F-box/kelch-repeat protein At3g06240, whose protein sequence is MQMPRFEVPEALVTEILSKLPVKSLMRFNCICKYWCSSFQTPHFISKHYHNNLKNNNLNPLLQRFDGNANLAYLSQLSVEKDENFLVKQNIRLPFFIHDSPYVWGACHGFFCLHSSFMNDMEVAIWNPSTREFKILPQSSVQRPTYPGLTCKYVIFACGAFEFDFKNDDYKFIRFVTLCYVDTECGIESPDDVSQVELYSLKCDSWKEIPSPNYSPLDYCLSNNCLDGICYWQIVMGNSPYEKVMILSFDMANEKFSVSPILEFVGFFSKTNINVLVFNGSVGVLVYPVEGIDKSFDLWVMNGKEWTKQFSIESIPGVVNPLGFWKNNELFLLNTNYEVVLFDPSTQELGINSYLDHHREYVSLFFYVESLVSINGIQEHRDHIIRQLVGDASNNINRNIDQVDTKYDDG, encoded by the coding sequence atgcAGATGCCAAGATTTGAAGTGCCAGAAGCTTTGGTGACGGAAATTCTGTCTAAGCTTCCAGTTAAGTCCCTTATGCGTTTCAACTGCATTTGTAAATATTGGTGTTCTTCTTTTCAAACTCCTCATTTCATTTCCAAGCATTATCACAACAACCTTAAAAACAATAACCTTAATCCCCTTCTCCAGCGATTTGATGGCAACGCCAATCTCGCTTATTTATCTCAACTTTCAGTAGAAAAAGATGAAAACTTCTTAGTAAAACAAAACATTCGCCTTCCTTTTTTCATTCACGATTCCCCCTATGTTTGGGGTGCTTGTCATGGATTTTTTTGTTTACATAGTTCTTTCATGAATGATATGGAGGTTGCCATTTGGAACCCATCAACTAGAGAATTTAAAATCCTTCCTCAGTCCTCAGTCCAACGACCTACTTACCCAGGCCTTACCTGTAAGTATGTTATTTTTGCCTGCGGTGCTTTcgagtttgattttaaaaatgatGACTACAAATTCATACGATTTGTTACTCTTTGTTATGTTGATACTGAATGTGGAATTGAAAGCCCTGATGATGTGTCCCAAGTTGAGTTGTATTCTCTGAAATGCGATTCTTGGAAGGAAATCCCATCTCCTAATTATAGCCCACTTGATTATTGTTTGAGTAATAATTGCTTAGATGGAATTTGTTATTGGCAAATAGTAATGGGGAACTCTCCTTATGAAAAAGTAATGATTCTTTCATTTGACATGGCTAATGAGAAGTTTTCGGTTTCACCTATCCTTGAATTTGTCGGGTTTTTCTCAAAAACCAATATTAACGTATTGGTGTTTAATGGATCAGTTGGTGTTCTTGTTTACCCGGTGGAAGGAATTGACAAGTCTTTTGATTTATGGGTAATGAATGGAAAAGAATGGACTAAACAATTCAGTATTGAATCTATTCCTGGAGTTGTCAACCCATTGGGGTTTTGGAAAAATAATGAACTATTTCTTTTAAATACAAATTATGAAGTAGTCTTGTTTGATCCCTCCACCCAAGAGCTTGGGATCAATTCTTACCTGGATCATCATCGAGAGTACGTCTCCCTCTTTTTTTATGTTGAGAGCCTGGTTTCAATCAATGGAATACAAGAGCATAGGGATCATATAATACGTCAACTAGTTGGAGATgcatcaaataatataaatagaaatatagaTCAAGTAGATACTAAATATGATGATGGATAG
- the LOC107935426 gene encoding uncharacterized protein encodes MAYLRPLIFYILAALAIFMLISPSHSSLDNVNDRVTLSLYYETSLCQHCASFISNDLVKVFHTDLHTIINLRLVPWGNVEIHCQHGEEECYLNTIHSCVIHFWPDVKEHLEFIRCTEQQSLKGGPVEALWKNCSEKLRLNEEIINECYTTGFGYKLLLQYANETAHLKPPQEYVPWVVVNNQPLRQDFENFVKYVCQAYKGDHKPAACKSQSSNLSPTTYALPQPPVIPVVDFYKLALQWPLSVCSSTLNCKLPIPTEFKIHGIWAQDAHDRPVPQYGPRNPCTHPNPHLVEKKLEGLLQSDPVLWVDLPRLWPNLILGMSDISFWHKEWTKHGTCSDFAQRPLSYFQSAIQLKKKLSRVMGLTPDSIYTVQQAVNAVFQLIHAYPQISCNRNRTNNRQLLLSEMYICYERPTSSNLLGTLKNCSHLYHGQCNSLSDIISFPR; translated from the exons ATGGCTTATCTTCGACCATTGATCTTCTATATTCTGGCTGCTCTTGCAATATTCATGCTTATTTCTCCCTCCCATTCCTCTTTAGATAATGTTAATGACAGGGTTACTTTGTCACTGTACTATGAAACAAGTTTATGCCAGCATTGTGCCTCCTTTATCTCCAATGACCTTGTCAAGGTCTTCCACACTGACCTCCATACCATTATCAATCTAAGATTGGTCCCTTGGGGCAATGTTGAAATCCATTGCCAG catggagaagaagaatgcTACTTAAACACTATACATAGCTGTGTCATCCATTTCTGGCCTGATGTG AAAGAGCACTTGGAATTCATTCGCTGCACAGAGCAACAAAGCTTAAAAGGGGGGCCAGTTGAAGCACTGTGGAAAAATTGCAGTGAAAAGCTGAGATTGAATGAGGAGATAATCAACGAATGCTATACTACTGGATTTGGATATAAG CTTCTGCTGCAATATGCTAACGAGACTGCACATCTGAAGCCACCTCAAGAATATGTGCCATGGGTGGTGGTGAATAATCAGCCACTCAGACAA gactttgaaaattttgtgaaatatgtgTGCCAAGCTTATAAAGGAGATCATAAACCAGCTGCTTGCAAATCACAATCATCCAATCTCAGCCCAACCACCTATGCAT TACCGCAGCCGCCAGTAATTCCAGTGGTAGACTTCTACAAATTGGCACTTCAGTGGCCTCTCTCTGTTTGTAGCTCTACTCTCAACTGTAAACTCCCAATCCCAACTGAATTCAAAATACATGGAATTTGGGCGCAAGACGCTCATGACAGGCCGGTGCCCCAGTATGGTCCAAGGAATCCTTGCACCCATCCGAATCCTCATCTAGTTGAAAAGAAACTCGAA ggTTTGCTGCAAAGTGATCCAGTTCTTTGGGTAGACTTGCCCCGACTATGGCCAAACTTGATATTGGGAATGTCAGACATTAGCTTTTGGCACAAGGAATGGACAAAACATGGCACATGTTCCGACTTTGCACAACGACCTCTGTCATACTTTCAATCCGCCATACAACTTAAGAAAAAATTATCTCGAG TTATGGGACTCACACCTGATTCAATCTATACGGTCCAACAAGCTGTGAATGCAGTTTTTCAGCTTATACACGCATATCCCCAGATTTCGTGTAATAGAAATAGAACAAACAATAGACAATTATTACTCTCGGAgatgtatatatgttatgaaaGACCGACATCATCCAATCTCCTTGGAACACTTAAAAACTGTTCCCATTTATATCATGGCCAATGTAATAGCCTATCGGATATCATAAGTTTCCCTAGGTAG